From Caldisericia bacterium, one genomic window encodes:
- the udp gene encoding uridine phosphorylase codes for MSEKFKSAERPETGEGKQYHIDLKPGDLAPYVLTPGDPGRVDRILKTWDEGKILAFHREYKSATGKYRGVPISALSTGIGGPSLAIAIEEAARIGAHTFIRVGTTGAIQEGIELGDIIIDQAAVRLEGTTHQYVRGEYPAFASYEVTLALIQAAEELGFRYHIGITASTDSFYVGQGRPGMNGYIPSFAKDIYQDMKAANVTNFEMEASTLFVLSSIYKLRAGAVCVVIANRVTNEFAYVGEERAIEVANLAVKILTNWDEIKRKKGKKLFYPSLLK; via the coding sequence ATGAGTGAGAAATTCAAATCAGCGGAGAGACCTGAAACAGGTGAGGGGAAGCAGTATCACATTGATTTAAAACCGGGGGATTTAGCTCCATATGTTTTAACACCGGGAGATCCCGGAAGGGTTGATAGAATTCTAAAGACATGGGATGAGGGAAAAATTCTTGCCTTTCATAGAGAGTATAAATCTGCCACAGGAAAATACAGGGGTGTTCCCATATCTGCATTATCCACTGGAATTGGAGGACCATCCCTTGCCATAGCAATAGAGGAAGCTGCAAGGATTGGTGCCCATACCTTTATAAGGGTTGGAACAACAGGTGCGATTCAGGAGGGAATTGAACTTGGAGATATAATAATTGATCAAGCTGCGGTAAGACTTGAGGGAACAACACATCAGTATGTTAGAGGGGAGTATCCAGCCTTTGCCTCATACGAAGTAACCCTCGCTCTAATTCAGGCAGCAGAGGAACTTGGATTTAGATACCACATAGGAATTACAGCATCCACAGATTCATTCTATGTTGGACAGGGGAGACCGGGAATGAATGGATACATTCCATCCTTTGCCAAAGATATATATCAAGATATGAAGGCGGCAAATGTCACGAACTTTGAGATGGAGGCATCAACACTCTTTGTCTTGTCTTCCATATACAAGTTGAGGGCAGGTGCAGTATGTGTGGTTATAGCAAACAGAGTTACAAATGAGTTTGCCTATGTTGGAGAGGAGAGGGCAATAGAGGTTGCAAACCTTGCAGTTAAGATACTAACCAATTGGGATGAGATAAAGAGGAAAAAAGGAAAGAAACTCTTTTATCCATCACTTTTAAAATAA